The segment TGGCCCTCGTCATGGACCTCGTCCGCGGCACCGACCTGCGCACCCGCCTCGACCGGGAACGGCGGCTCGCCCCCGAGGCCGCCGTCGCGATCGTCGCCGACGTCGCCGACGCCCTCGCGGCCGCGCACGCCGCCGGGATCGTCCACCGGGACGTCAAGCCGGAGAACATCCTGCTCGACATGGAGGGACCGCTCGGGCCCGGCGGCGCCCACCCCGCCCTCCTCACCGACTTCGGCGTCGCCAAGCTGATCGACACGCCTGGCCGCACCAAGGCCACCCGGATCATCGGCACCCCCGACTACCTCGCCCCCGAGATCGTCGAGGGCCTCCCGCCGCGCGCCGCCGTCGACATCTACGCGCTCGCGACCGTCCTGTACGAGCTGCTCGCCGGCTTCACCCCGTTCGGCGGCGGCCACCCGGGCGCCGTCCTGCGCCGCCACGTCACCGAGACCGTCGTCCCGCTGCCCGGCATCCCCGAGGAGCTGTGGCAGCTGATGGTGCAGTGCCTGGCGAAGGCCCCGGCCTCCCGGCTGCGCGCCTCCGAGCTCGCCGCCCGCCTCAAGGACGTCCTGCCGCTGCTCAAGGGCATCCCGCCGCTCGACGTGGACGAACCGGACGCCGAGCCGGCGCCGGAGCCGTACGAGGAGGACGTGTACCCGGCCGGTACGGGCACGGGTGAGCCCGGACCGCGCCGGGCCGCCGTCCCGCTCGTCCCCGGATCCTCGGCCGACTCCAACCGCGACACCCACACCTCCATGCGCGTCCCGGCCCCCGACGAGCTCTCCGGCGGCCCCCTGGGCACGGCCCGCGCCCCGCGCCCCGCGGGCGCCCGCAGACCCGGCTCGGCCCGTCACAAGGCCGAGGCGGTCCGCAAGCGCCGGATCACCCTCACCATCGCCGCGGTCGTCGTCGCGGGCGCCCTCGGCGCGGGCGGCTACCTCGCGACCTCAGGGGACGCGGACACCCCGCCGCAGGACTCGAAGCAGTCCTCGCTGCCGTAACAGCGGCGGCGAGCCGTTACGCTGGACGCGTGGCAGTCGTCGATGTATCCGAAGAGCTGAAGTCCCTCTCCTCGACCATGGGGTCGATCGAGGCCGTCCTGGACCTCGAGAAGCTGAGGGCCGACATCGCCGTGCTCGAAGAGCAGGCCGCGGCCCCGTCCCTGTGGGACGACCCGGAGGCGGCGCAGAAGATCACGAGCAAGCTTTCGCACCTCCAGGCCGAGGTCCGCAAGGCCGAGACCCTGCGCGGGCGCATCGACGACCTCGCGGTGCTCTTCGAGCTCGCCGAGGAGATGGACGACCCGGACACCCTCGCCGAGGCCGAGACGGAGCTGACCTCCGTCCGCAAGGCCCTCGACGAGATGGAGGTCCGCACCCTCCTCTCCGGCGAGTACGACGAGCGCGAGGCGCTGGTCAACATCCGCGCCGAGGCCGGTGGCGTCGACGCCTCCGACTTCGCCGAGCGGCTTCAGCGCATGTACCTGCGCTGGGCGGAGCGCCACGGCTACTCGACCGAGATCTACGAGACCTCGTACGCGGAAGAGGCCGGCATCAAGTCGACCACCTTCGTGGTGAAGGCGCCGTACGCCTACGGCACGCTCTCCGTCGAGCAGGGCACCCACCGCCTGGTCCGCATCTCGCCCTTCGACAACCAGGGCCGTCGCCAGACCTCGTTCGCCGGTGTCGAGATCCTGCCGGTCGTCGAGTCCTCGGACCACGTCGAGATCGACGAGTCCGAGCTGCGCATCGACGTCTACCGCGCCTCGGGCCCCGGTGGCCAGGGCGTCAACACGACCGACTCGGCCGTGCGCATCACGCACCTCCCGACCGGCATCGTCGTCTCCTGCCAGAACGAGCGCTCGCAGATCCAGAACAAGGCGAGCGCCATGAACGTCCTCCAGGCCAAGCTCCTCGAGCGCCAGCGCCAGGAGGAGCGGGCCAAGATGGACGCCCTCAAGGACAGCGGCAGCTCCTGGGGCAACCAGATGCGCTCGTACGTCCTGCACCCGTACCAGATGGTCAAGGACCTTCGTACGGAGTTCGAGGTCGGCAACCCGCAGTCCGTCCTGGACGGTGAGATCGACGGCTTCCTGGAGGCCGGCATCCGCTGGCGCAAGCAGCAGGAGAAGTAGCCCCGAAGTACCCCGCGTTCGGGCCCCGCACCGTCAGGTGCGGGGCCCGTCGTCGTTCCGTCCGGCCGTGTCCGTCCGGTCGGCGGATTCGCTGACGCAAGCGGAAACAGGGCCACTGGGGCGCTTTGTCGACAAGGGAACTGGCGCCGCGGGGCCCGGAGTTCTGGGTTTACGTCACAGTTGCATCGTTGTATGTGGGACAGCTGGTGATCTTTCGGGCATCGCACGCGCAACGACCTTGACGCTTCATCGGAAAATCGGAAGGGTGGCGTACTGGCATGCGCATTTCTGGGGCGCGTGCGAGCGGGGGCCGGCCCAGTAGTGAGCCGCCTCTGCCGCGTGCCCCGAGCGCTGCCCCATGACGAGATGAGCTACTGGGGGTAGCAGCCAGATGACCAAGCAGATGCGAATCCGTATCGCGCGCATCGCCGCCGGTGCGGTGATCGCCGCCGGCGCGTCGCTCACCGCGGCGGGTGCGGCGCAGGCCGTGGGTGCCTTCAGCGAGAGTGACCCGACCCCGGAGCCCACGTGCCTCCCCGGGGACCTCGGTTGCGAGGAGACCACGCCGCCTCCGACCACCGAGCCGCCGACGACGGAGCCCACGACGGAGCCTCCGACCACGGAGCCGCCCACGACCGAGCCTCCGACCACGGAGCCGCCCACGACGGAGCCGCCCACCACGGAGCCGCCGACCACCGAGCCGCCCACCACGGAGCCGCCGGTCACCACGCCGCCGACCACCGACCCGGGCACCACGGAGCCGCCGGTCACCACGCCGCCGACCACCGACCCGGAGCCGGGCGACACGGACGGCCCCGGTCAGACCGAGGCGCCCGTCACCCCGGACGAGGACGGCGGGAACACCGACAACGGTGACGCCGGCACCTGCACCGTCGACCTCGACGGCGCCGAGTGCGT is part of the Streptomyces sp. NBC_00250 genome and harbors:
- the prfB gene encoding peptide chain release factor 2, with amino-acid sequence MAVVDVSEELKSLSSTMGSIEAVLDLEKLRADIAVLEEQAAAPSLWDDPEAAQKITSKLSHLQAEVRKAETLRGRIDDLAVLFELAEEMDDPDTLAEAETELTSVRKALDEMEVRTLLSGEYDEREALVNIRAEAGGVDASDFAERLQRMYLRWAERHGYSTEIYETSYAEEAGIKSTTFVVKAPYAYGTLSVEQGTHRLVRISPFDNQGRRQTSFAGVEILPVVESSDHVEIDESELRIDVYRASGPGGQGVNTTDSAVRITHLPTGIVVSCQNERSQIQNKASAMNVLQAKLLERQRQEERAKMDALKDSGSSWGNQMRSYVLHPYQMVKDLRTEFEVGNPQSVLDGEIDGFLEAGIRWRKQQEK
- a CDS encoding LPXTG cell wall anchor domain-containing protein gives rise to the protein MTKQMRIRIARIAAGAVIAAGASLTAAGAAQAVGAFSESDPTPEPTCLPGDLGCEETTPPPTTEPPTTEPTTEPPTTEPPTTEPPTTEPPTTEPPTTEPPTTEPPTTEPPVTTPPTTDPGTTEPPVTTPPTTDPEPGDTDGPGQTEAPVTPDEDGGNTDNGDAGTCTVDLDGAECVDTGNNNTDTNNAGSQPVQQGQAKEELAETGAAETSFLIIGAATMIAGGIGFRMLPRLVGGGRTAV
- a CDS encoding serine/threonine-protein kinase, with product MARNIGSRYTTHQILGRGSAGTVWLGEGPEGPVAVKLLREDLASDQELVGRFVQERTALLGLDHPRVVKVRDLVVDGNDLALVMDLVRGTDLRTRLDRERRLAPEAAVAIVADVADALAAAHAAGIVHRDVKPENILLDMEGPLGPGGAHPALLTDFGVAKLIDTPGRTKATRIIGTPDYLAPEIVEGLPPRAAVDIYALATVLYELLAGFTPFGGGHPGAVLRRHVTETVVPLPGIPEELWQLMVQCLAKAPASRLRASELAARLKDVLPLLKGIPPLDVDEPDAEPAPEPYEEDVYPAGTGTGEPGPRRAAVPLVPGSSADSNRDTHTSMRVPAPDELSGGPLGTARAPRPAGARRPGSARHKAEAVRKRRITLTIAAVVVAGALGAGGYLATSGDADTPPQDSKQSSLP